CTCTCAGCAGAAACCCAGGTACGAATTAAAAAGTACCGGTGATCAATCATTAAAAAGGCAGGCTTTTGCAACAACTGGCCAACCGATCAACAGTTGACTGATCCACAACAACCTTCATATAACTTTACCTGAACATTACAATCAGGCAAATGAATACCTATTCATTCTCACATATCTCATTGAAATAACGGTATTTAAGGCGGAGCTTAATAAGGAGAACCAACTCAATCCAAACCGATTGATGGAGCGAACATCGTCGCCGCGCCCAACTTATCGTATGCGTGTTGTGCGTATTTTTCTTATGCGTCAGATACTGTACAGAGAACATCATTGAAAATCATCCAGACATAACTCACTATAATTCAGATATAAACAGTGCCATGGACAACTGCATTGAACTGATCTGGTCCAGACAAAACCTGGCACAAGAAGGACAATTCAAAAGATACAGGGCACAAAAAGCACACCTTTCAAGCTGGATTTGCACAATATAAACCAGAGACGCAGCCCGTAACCCACTGACAGGGCAGGAAAAATATTTTCTTGACACAGATTAATACTGCCTGTTAATGAATGAATGTTCATTTTTTGAGTGCAGTTCACGGGAATTTTCAAAATACACATGTCTATCAGGCTTCCCGGCTTGGGAAGTAAATTTTTATACACCGGCAGGAGAAAAACAGATGTCAACTGAACTTGTTCTTTCGGCAACAGCTCTGATCGGGATTGCTGTTCTTGTCCCTGTCATGATGGTCCTCACTGCAGTTCTTGGACCCCGTTCCAAAGGAAAAGTAAAAAACGAAGCCTACGAAAGCGGTATCGGGTCCATGATCGGCGGGGCCGACCAGAAGTTCAGCGTCAAGTTTTACCTGCTGGCAATTCTCTTCCTGATCTTCGATATTGAAGCGGTATTTATGTATCCATGGGCTGTATCCGTCCGGGAACTCGGGTGGTTCGGTTTTACTGAAATGGTTGTCTTCATGCTGCTTCTGCTTACCGGACTCATCTATATCTTAAAGAAAGGGGTGCTCAATTGGCGTTAGGATTGGAAGCAAATCTCGGCGACACGGTTATCACTACCAAGCTTGATGAAATAGTCAACTGGGGCAGACAGTATTCCCTGTGGCCATTCGTTTTTGGAACAGCCTGCTGTGCAATTGAATTTATGAGTGCGGCGGCAAGCCAGCATGACATCTCCAGGTACGGTGCGGAGGTCGTCAGGTTCTCACCAAGGCAGGCGGATCTCATGCTTGTCTGCGGAACTATCAGCTATAAACAGGCTCCGATTCTGAAAAGAATCTACGAACAGATTGCAGAACCCAAATGGGTAATGGCCATTGGTGCCTGCGCAAGCTCCGGGGGCATTTACGACAATTACTGCACAGTTCAGGGAATTGATACGGTGATTCCAGTCGACGTGTATATCTCCGGCTGCCCGCCACGACCTGAAGCAATTCTGGATGGGTTGATGAAGATCCAGGACCAGATTAAAGGCGAAAGTGTTCTGAAAGACCGCCATAAAGACTTTAAAGGGATTCTCGACTGATAT
The DNA window shown above is from Desulfomarina profundi and carries:
- the ndhC gene encoding NADH-quinone oxidoreductase subunit A, whose amino-acid sequence is MSTELVLSATALIGIAVLVPVMMVLTAVLGPRSKGKVKNEAYESGIGSMIGGADQKFSVKFYLLAILFLIFDIEAVFMYPWAVSVRELGWFGFTEMVVFMLLLLTGLIYILKKGVLNWR
- a CDS encoding NADH-quinone oxidoreductase subunit B, producing MALGLEANLGDTVITTKLDEIVNWGRQYSLWPFVFGTACCAIEFMSAAASQHDISRYGAEVVRFSPRQADLMLVCGTISYKQAPILKRIYEQIAEPKWVMAIGACASSGGIYDNYCTVQGIDTVIPVDVYISGCPPRPEAILDGLMKIQDQIKGESVLKDRHKDFKGILD